Proteins encoded by one window of Mercenaria mercenaria strain notata chromosome 4, MADL_Memer_1, whole genome shotgun sequence:
- the LOC123552543 gene encoding putative mediator of RNA polymerase II transcription subunit 30 translates to MCIIFATATAESNITVSCPPTTQQYCQQTTTSTTTSTTTVTTITMTTMNMTTTTETKSSSSTTTSNEPPTTPTTAAKNETTAAGVTSSDQKDNNLLAAVIGLGVLVVLLLIVIVVLSCCLYPRCCTKTKDDVEKVAVDNKQSPPPHDLTQTMRPDLKQPDCSPTSEIVVPVNAVDFGCQVQIDQVYTKEGLMEQVIIQKAENATTKRMETTIEHAETGCQVNLFPPEIKADKSKTDEGADRLPQIQLIDKETLTLSISQSDRQTVSDRCSTKEK, encoded by the exons ATGTGTATTATTTTTGCAACAGCAACCGCAGAATCTAATATCACAGTCAGTTGTCCACCTACAACACAGCAGTACTGTCAGCAGACGACAACTTCAACAACAACTTCAACAACCACGGTAACCACGATAACCATGACAACCATGAATATGACAACAACTACAGAGACGAAATCTTCATCTTCCACAACTACTTCGAATGAACCTCCGACCACACCTACAACGGCAgcaaaaaatgaaacaactgCCGCCGGAGTGACGTCATCAGACCAGAAAG ATAATAACTTACTGGCGGCAGTGATTGGTCTGGGAGTGCTGGTGGTTCTGTTGTTGATTGTAATTGTCGTACTGTCGTGTTGTCTCTACCCAAGGTGCTGCACTAAAACAAAAGACGATGTTGAAAAG GTTGCCGTTGATAATAAACAATCACCGCCGCCACATGATTTGACACAAACAATGAGACCAGACTTAAAGCAGCCAGATTGCAGTCCTACATCAGAAATTGTTGTTCCTGTAAATGCAGTAGACTTTGGATGTCAGGTTCAGATTGATCAAGTGTACACCAAGGAAGGTCTCATGGAACAGGTTATAATACAAAAGGCTGAAAATGCTACTACAAAAAGAATGGAAACAACGATTGAACATGCAGAGACTGGATGTCAGGTTAATCTATTTCCACCTGAGATTAAAGCAGACAAGAGCAAAACCGACGAAGGGGCAGACAGATTACCTCAGATACAATTAATTGATAAGGAGACTTTAACTTTATCAATATCgcagtcagacagacagacagtgtCAGACAGATGTTCTACAAAAGAAAAGTAA
- the LOC123552542 gene encoding uncharacterized protein LOC123552542 has protein sequence MSDATGTVTPCPTNEVTMTDDARNYIIIALSIVLGIMSIGIIIWCVLSRVQRNKVSYMKNNMVSTGTQTDDYISKELYFRPLPPIDTQMKVVSAKPLFDVHTKFSTPEKHPIDIHIEIVSEDHLDTKIDIFPESKCKTCVELPTAHDSIPQNMNRSSAFETEYTTNNFTTKPIPISSSSESDSDTLSNKCDDFKAKYFKDTDDIFQVESSTAHAGIPSPDDENFDTSPLEAGATPLACETNATSLDSKASEKELLGESEAVKEILFIHTLNVSDLDKANDENIMSKANITNAGMENKRPSFQITHCFNEEVEEIISLDTEDKVPKVRHVTFKEPQGQTTDHKSSSVETGVSDNTLIGPKFRGLLTTNTNTVETSPDKLKMNRKRKRVVRKKSPYTDPIKSSTLKSQAQKRYEATYNIIADAYFKPDFTKEKVWNHLKKFSTRNKLRLKAKTKSKRNISQSEPKFQSEPYGSGSLYSRLSDFES, from the exons ATGTCAGATGCAACAGGAACAGTTACGCCATGCCCAACGAACGAGGTTACTATGACAG ATGATGCAAGGAACTACATCATAATTGCTTTAAGCATTGTGTTGGGTATCATGAGTATTGGTATAATAATTTGGTGCGTACTGTCAAGAGTCCAGAGAAAT AAGGTGTCTTATATGAAGAACAACATGGTTTCCACGGGAACACAGACGGATGATTATATTTCAAAAGAGTTGTACTTCCGTCCTTTACCACCAATAGATACTCAAATGAAAGTTGTTTCTGCAAAACCCTTGTTCGATGTACACACTAAGTTTTCTACTCCTGAAAAACACCCGATAGATATCCATATAGAAATTGTTTCCGAAGACCATTTAGACACTAAAATAGATATATTTCCCGAAAGCAAATGCAAAACATGTGTTGAACTACCGACAGCTCATGATTCTATTCCACAAAATATGAACAGATCTTCTGCATTTGAAACAGAGTATACTACGAACAATTTCACGACAAAGCCAATACCGATTTCTTCGTCCAGTGAGTCAGATAGTGATACATTATCAAACAAATGTGATGATTTTAAAGCAAAGTATTTTAAAGATACAGATGACATATTTCAAGTAGAATCATCAACCGCACATGCAGGAATTCCTTCGCCAGATGACGAAAATTTCGACACATCGCCCTTAGAGGCTGGCGCAACTCCGTTGGCTTGTGAGACCAATGCAACTTCTTTAGATTCTAAAGCAAGTGAAAAAGAACTTTTAGGAGAAAGTGAAGCTGTCAAGGAAATATTATTCATACATACTTTGAATGTTTCTGATCTTGATAAAGCTAATGACGAAAATATTATGAGCAAAGCAAACATAACGAACGCTGGAATGGAAAATAAAAGGCCATCGTTCCAAATTACACACTGTTTCAACGAAGAAGTTGAGGAAATAATATCGTTGGACACTGAAGATAAAGTGCCAAAAGTACGACACGTGACCTTTAAAGAGCCCCAAGGGCAAACTACGGACCATAAATCAAGTAGCGTTGAAACTGGTGTGAGTGATAATACACTAATTGGACCAAAATTTAGGGGTTTATTAACTACCAACACAAATACAGTCGAAACTTCTCCagataaacttaaaatgaatagaaaaaggaAGAGGGTTGTCAGAAAGAAATCACCTTACACCGACCCCATTAAAAGTTCGACATTAAAGTCACAGGCTCAGAAAAGATATGAGGCCACATACAATATAATTGCAGATGCTTATTTCAAACCTGATTTTACTAAGGAAAAGGTCTggaatcatttaaagaaatttagtacAAGGAACAAACTAAGATTAAAAGCTAAAACAAAGAGCAAAAGAAACATTTCTCAGTCTGAGCCGAAGTTCCAAAGTGAACCTTATGGCAGTGGCAGTTTATATTCGAGATTGTCTGATTTTGAGTCATGA